A section of the Archocentrus centrarchus isolate MPI-CPG fArcCen1 chromosome 20, fArcCen1, whole genome shotgun sequence genome encodes:
- the otos gene encoding otospiralin, producing the protein MKLLVWLSIVFCLCACHLSEARVIPEGVPYDEPPAVPYWPYSTSDFWNYIEYFRSIGAYSHINEMARAFFAHQPIGDTLGYETNAGHEH; encoded by the exons ATGAAGCTGCTGGTGTGGCTCAGTATTGTTTTCTGCCTCTGTGCCTGTCACCTCAGtg AGGCCAGAGTCATCCCAGAAGGAG TGCCTTATGATGAACCACCAGCTGTTCCCTACTGGCCCTACTCCACTTCTGACTTCTGGAACTACATTGAATACTTCAGATCCATTGGAGCCTACAGCCACATCAACGAAATGGCCCGGGCCTTCTTCGCCCATCAGCCCATAGGAGACACTCTGGGATATGAGACCAATGCAGGACATGAACACTAA